The DNA region gtgtcaataataaactataataataataataataataataataataataataataataaagcaggttttggggttttgctgaatggcactattttgctaccgcccatgacaaaggccctagtcatggcctcgaaggtactctaaaacggttagcaacacgtaaaaaacggtgcattcaaaataacccaataaatattcctttcacaaaaatagattgatcaaggtaggggaacagcatctaatttcagcgttcctctaatgttgccatagcttattaaaagcgttttcatctgaaatcgagtgataaatagctcaatgagaagtgaacaagcaagtttctatcaaaagttttgcaaattttgttgttcaaatagtgaaaatgagcaaattggatgaaactaggagcgaggacttaacctggcaaacatacgagaatttcccctattagccatttgaataaatatttgcgcaaaattataaaaatataaattaaattaatcatctcccagaacaccaggtagcagttattgatcagctcgcctgtgtgcttctagcagatgcggcgaatgaagctgatgtaggtaatctagaaaacacaaaactttaaaattcgatatctctggaacgaaacatattcatttctgtcgataagtgattcttatgtaaaattggccggggaacacgatggcgaggtcaaatcaaaaaaataagttggggtgttttgagatacggccgtttaaagttttcaattgcgcaatacaggtagaaaaaataaattaatcaaaattttgatcacggaaatggattctacgtccaatttccttcaaaattgggtctaagaccgaccttctgagatttgtggttcctgagctatcgccgtttgaaactaggaggtttggtcaaaaatcgccaaaaagtcaattttttggggaggtacaaaaatggagggtggtccgatttggatgaaattcgggattcttcaatgttttgatagtatcaacagctctgccaaatttgagcaggatcggagagggtaattttcaaatttgcactttttcgtgcacagttgagatggaatgacccctatgacattttgtttttgtttaatttttttttttgtgttcatttttagagtttaaggatccttatgaaaaaatatacctCTGGGAACAAATAGTGTCCTTccttttctaatgtcgatatctgcaactaatggtccgattttcaatgttaaaacatgaaactttcgtgaaattctccgatcttttcgaaaaaaaaaacaatatttagcaattttttgaatcaatactaacattttgattgtaaattcaattttacatttaaaaattgcgTCAAATTtgcttttgcatgaaatttcaatttttttccaaaaatcacatttttttcaaaaatctataactCAACGGCAGATTTGTTgatcatgtttctctatggctcaaaagttgcatgtttttgtcccctaaaacatatcaaaaaatttcgaaaatcaaaaaatacctattttgggaaattgaaattattaacaaaaatctgcaaatatttttttccgtgtacctatttttttctgaatagtcctcaacaatacctacaactttgccgaagacaccaaattgatcagaaaatgctCACAAAAGCTACAgcggtttgaatatttacgtaccatatttgtatggacagtaggggGCCCAGAAtacgggactttttctcaaaacctcggtccacaagctgaatattgttccttgacctattttaggactctgggccaaatatgagcaaaatcggttaacatttacccattgatactcgggggtgaagtttgtatgggaaaaatcgaaaaaatgtatggaaaacccaattatCTGACAGTTTGGTCTACACGGTGCGCTAAttacatccaaatattcccaaaagtgagattctcattggaaatttaatgctctacaactttgtagaacataccaaagctgtaaaacttaatcctgaaaggttattagcgatttaaaaaagtaaattttgtatgaaaaacatttttttcaccagctttaggctcgggtatcaatgggttaatctcaaccaatttcgctcaaaatttgcacagatgcttaaaataacccaataaaccgttttccgcttgtggagcagggggtcatttttctgggcaccctaataggTAGTCAACTGTGTATATTTTACCCTAAAACTCAGGTTTCCCTACGATCAAGTTTCTAAACAGTTTTTTTCTCACGAGACCTCTGCTCTGTTATGTACAATTTTGCGCGCCAAAGAACCTTCCCTTTAAGACTTCATCTGCGATAATAAAAACAACACCCTGTCGTACATCCTTTCTTCGCCGTTTGTTGACTAACTAACGAATGTTGaaatctagagtaaattttcaaaaggtcctatgcgacaaaagtaaacaaactgagttattTATTGCATTACATTCTGCAAGCTGGAAACTACACTCACCGCTAATCCAATTTCTTCAAagccttttatttttaaagttattgataaaatataaaacaacctAAAAGCATTCTTAATAAATTCTACACCAAATAAATATAGGTTGTTTTACCACGGGAGTCCTATGTGCAATCGAGTGAAACGTGCACATAGAACCGTAACAAATCAACCTATGAAacattaatataatttttaatgctGACGCACATACGTTCATATCAAAATGACCTATGTACATGTTTAttgagtttatttgaaaatatgtataagtcgttttttaataaaattataaaacatgAATACTTTACAATCTTCATGTTTGTACAATCCACGCACAACGTGTAGTCATCAGCTGGAAGAGagcatgaaatgtttcaatgctGTCAAAGCAAAAGAGAGAAGTTcaaagggcttttgttaatttgatttggttaaccgcggtggattttcttgaaataattcgaactgtcaaaaattcaccaaagcatctaccacattgatcgcacaaaaatctgtggtagaaaaatatccaccggtagatgctttggtggatatttgacagttcgaattatttcaagaaaatccaccgcggttaaccaaatcaaattaacaaaagccctcaatTCAACCTATCTGCACTCTCTCGAATTTGACAGATActacctaatctaatctaatctaatctaacacaaacgcagccagtccgatgaaagcatgctggaaagtcttgcgattagattacgccccaagcacttttcttgtcattattaataattgcagtacatccgagaacacccgaaaatgaattgcaaaaattaaagcggccagccctactgcgttgtgtttaccgcagagaggattctgtgaacggatcacatttcacagaatctacaggggaggaaggatgcgtggacataccgtaccaaacgctccgaatcagttgtggttggatgtgtaagtgtaaatttggcaaataaTGGGGTTCGTGGAAATGGAGAAATGGGGATTGGGAAAATGGAAGATGGAGAAGGGGTAGGAAAGATATTTCATTTAATCAATAGCATATAATTTATATTGGTATggcatggaaaaaaaacattacaaaaaattatggaaagatctcaccaaaacCTGGATATCTTCAATAAGCAGCTTCAATCTTCATTTTCCTGCAACCGGAATTGGACACAGCCTGACGTCACCTTCTCTGGGTTCTTGATAGTTTTCAGTCGACTAACCGAATCAAATAGAATCTGCTTCCATTTAGGGGCTGTATAAGTGAAGGAACAGGCTCCGCAGGTTGCAAATAGCTTCTGGCTTTGCCGGAAAGGCTGGAACCATCAGGAAATCTTCACCGTTCCGCCATACTAAAAGGTTCACGGAGAGCTTCACTTTTGTCTTCAGCCACAGAAAGATTCTCTTACAGAATAAAGTCAACCGAAGAACAAATCCGAAACCGTCgtggaattttgtaaaaattggccAAAAGATGCCAACgagaaataacttgaaaaaaaaaccccgaagaaaacgtcaaatttacggcagcgaaaaaaaattacgtccaaACACGCCCATGGCTACTTCTCTCGAATTTGACAGATACTACCACCCAAAAACTTGGGAGCATAACACCAACAAGGCagcataaaaaatcataaaatttgtgCATATAGGTCGTTTTGTAcggtttagttttttgttgtttttaaaggCGATTTTTCGTTGATGGAGGTAAGTCTTCATAAAATAGAtaagtcagtttttttttgttgaaggaGTGGAGTGATTTGGAGAGAGTTTTAACAGGTTTTAAAGTGAGagtgataattattttttgtttgtttaatttttcccAGAAGTGTCGAGGTGTGCAAAACGCCGCATTATGTCCGGCACGGAACCGTAGCCCAATACAAGCAGAACTCGAACAAGATACTTATCCGGAAGTTGCCGTCTCCAGCTGTTGGTCGCGGGTGCTGTTCTGGTGTGAAATTACTTGCTGATGTTTTACTGCGCTCAGCAGTGTTGCTGGCGAGTATAGTGACATCATTCTTCGATGTTACGCTGATCGTACCGCTAGTGGTAAGTTTCTCGGTATTTTCCTACTGTGAACAATTGCTAAACTCACACCTTCAAATACAGCACATTTCGAACGAAATTTTCGGTGGCCGATTCGGATCATCTCGAGTGGAATTCTGGAATGAGTGGAACGAAGTGTTGGAAGCGGGCAATCGTCTACGTTCCAAGGAATCCCTAAAACTGCCTGCGGTGCCAGAATCCAAGCTGAAGGCAACGAAGGCTAAGTTGTTGGCCCACCCGGAAAATCTGCGCCGCTAGCTGCAGGCCGTCAAGCTACTCCGCGTTAGGTAGATCCTGCTGCGCGCGGCCAAGTACACCAAGAAGTATGCCCGCATGGAGCATGAGGTGGTGGACAAGGCGCGCGAGGTTAAGAAGGCCGGAAACATCTACATTCCGGGCGAGCCGAAGGTTGCCTTCGTCATGCGTATCTGTGGTATCATTATCAAGCTGAACAAAGTCACCAAGAACTTGCTGCGTATCACCGCCCCGACATCACCTGGGGCTTGCTTAAGTTCGCCAAGCACCGATACAACCGAATCCCGACTACGGACTTCTTCGCGTGATCGAGCAGATGCTGCGTGCCGCGTACAAGCCTCAACACTCCGACCTGTGACTGGCGCAAGTACAACCACTACGGCGAAGACGGAGACTTTGGCAACCGCAAGG from Culex quinquefasciatus strain JHB chromosome 3, VPISU_Cqui_1.0_pri_paternal, whole genome shotgun sequence includes:
- the LOC119770786 gene encoding uncharacterized protein LOC119770786, producing MEHEVVDKAREVKKAGNIYIPGEPKVAFVMRICGIIIKLNKVTKNLLRITAPTSPGACLSSPSTDTTESRLRTSSRDRADAACRVQASTLRPVTGASTTTTAKTETLATARKRSMS